From the Xiphophorus maculatus strain JP 163 A chromosome 20, X_maculatus-5.0-male, whole genome shotgun sequence genome, one window contains:
- the ecm2 gene encoding extracellular matrix protein 2: MRRWLVWAALWLLVVLILPDARAGSRHRNQDGERRRGKRWRDGQGFIWTSEGRSKPLKIRLVPGPNGPHTPAGTLTFYRNIPEPQSSYSVIPGKQTQCVYHGLTMFDLAVWSPSPCVMCLCSEGRVVCDEMTCPTMHCPSPATPAGRCCPVCMEPDSGLSPELSGDSPVPSHPKDHIVPLTQEDIQRIVWREEAEHHEEEERLRRKDEARKKRRRERKEREERQRKMVEEKRREEEEALRLQVEKEEEEWRTKIEAEERRRQEEESRMNEERRKEEEEQQKEAKEDVEVWLRGDVFQMPSKEEELLPPPVPTHPTKTDELKEVAPGEKKEEEEEEEEKEEDEEEETIVVLPAGCDISDVSMTCENVQLVHFPPLNVPELKSLSLEGNNISSIPAGAFNGIPNLEWINLKKNKLTSAGIDPKVFMGLKMLRRLYLDENLLDVVPSDLPSTLQELKINENKLRAIDENSFQDLSSLVILELEGNLLSEGNVDPRAFAPLTHLSYLRLGRNHFRTVPQGLPKSLLELYLENNLIEEISETVFNQTTNLNVVSLRHNKLDETKIAPMAWFNHRNLESIDLSHNDFYLVPSYLPKSLVHLVLVGNKVERIPGYIFAHMDPGLEYLYLSFNRLDGEGIEPESFFGAYHSMMELCLDHNQLIHVPLGISEMTNLHLLRLDSNRIRSISEESICDPEQQEETTLVALRMENNYIDALDVSPSAFSCLRSASSVVLKPQKTTQRIHRTRH; this comes from the exons ATGAGGCGGTGGCTGGTGTGGGCCGCTCTGTGGCTGCTGGTGGTTCTGATCCTGCCTGACGCCCGGGCCGGGTCGAGACATCGGAACCAGGATGGGGAGAGACGGCGAGGGAAGCGATGGAGGGACGGACAGG GTTTCATCTGGACCAGTGAGGGGCGCTCTAAACCTCTGAAGATCCGGCTGGTTCCAGGCCCGAACGGCCCACACACACCAGCAGGAACCCTTACGTTCTACAGGAACATCCCAGAACCGCAGTCCAGCTACAGCGTCATCCCAG GTAAGCAGACCCAGTGTGTGTACCACGGGCTGACCATGTTCGACCTGGCCGTCTGGTCTCCGTCGCCCTGTGTGATGTGTCTGTGCAGCGAAGGGCGGGTGGTGTGTGACGAGATGACCTGTCCCACAATGCACTGCCCGTCCCCCGCCACGCCCGCGGGCCGCTGCTGCCCCGTCTGCATGGAGCCAG ACTCCGGGCTCAGCCCAGAACTTTCTGGTGACTCTCCAGTACCCAGCCACCCCAAGGACCACATCGTCCCTCTGACCCAGGAGGACATCCAGAGAATCGTGTGGCGGGAGGAAGCGGAGCATCACGAGGAGGAGGAGCGTCTGAGGAGGAAGGACGAGGCgagaaagaagaggaggagggagaggaaggagcgggaagagaggcagaggaagatgGTTGAGGaaaagaggagggaggaagaggaggctcTGAGGCTGCAggtggagaaggaggaagaggagtggaGGACAAAGATAGaggcagaggagaggaggaggcagGAGGAAGAGAGCAGGATGAATGAGgagagaaggaaggaggaagaggagcaacaGAAGGAGGCAAAGGAGGATGTGGAGGTGTGGTTGAGAGGAGACGTCTTCCAGATGCCatcaaaagaagaagaactccTCCCACCTCCAGTCCCAACGCATCCCACTAAGACAGATGAGCTGAAGGAGGTGGCACCAGgagagaaaaaggaggaggaggaggaggaggaggagaaggaggaggacgaggaggaggagacaaTTGTAGTCCTCCCTGCCGGCTGCGACATCTCTGATGTCTCCATGACCTGCGAGAACGTCCAGCTGGTCCACTTCCCTCCACTGAATGTCCCGGAGCTCAAGTCTCTGAGCCTGGAGG GGAACAACATTAGCAGCATCCCAGCAGGAGCCTTCAACGGCATTCCCAACCTGGAATGGATCAACCTGAAGAAGAACAAGCTGACGTCTGCTGGGATTGATCCCAAAGTCTTCATG ggCCTGAAGATGTTGAGGCGTCTTTACTTGGACGAGAATCTTCTCGACGTAGTGCCGTCTGACCTCCCATCCACACTGCAGGAACTGAAGATCAATGAGAACAAACTGAGAGCAATAGATGAAAATAGCTTCCAAG ATCTGAGCAGCCTGGTGATCCTGGAGCTGGAGGGGAATCTGCTGAGTGAAGGGAACGTCGACCCGAGGGCCTTTGCACCTCTGACCCATCTCTCCTACCTAAGACTGGGAAGAAACCATTTCCGGACGGTTCCCCAGGGTCTTCCCAAGTCACTGCTG gAGCTGTATCTGGAGAACAACCTGATCGAGGAGATCTCAGAGACGGTCTTCAACCAGACCACCAACCTCAACGTGGTGTCTCTGAGGCACAACAAATTGGACGAGACCAAGATTGCTCCCATGGCCTGGTTCAACCACAG GAACTTGGAGTCCATTGACTTGTCACATAATGACTTTTACCTGGTTCCGTCCTACCTACCGAAGTCTTTGGTCCACTTAGTGCTTGTGGGAAATAAGGTTGAAAGGATACCTG GCTACATCTTTGCCCACATGGATCCTGGCCTGGAGTACCTCTACCTGTCCTTCAACAGGCTGGATGGGGAGGGAATCGAGCCAGAGTCGTTCTTTGGCGCCTATCACTCCATGATGGAGCTGTGTCTGGACCACAACCAGCTGATTCACGTGCCGCTCGGAATCAGTGAAATGACCAACCTACATCTCCTCCGACTGGACAGCAACCGGATCAG GAGCATCTCTGAAGAAAGCATCTGTGATCCGGAACAGCAGGAGGAAACAACTCTGGTGGCTTTAAGGATGGAAAATAACTACATCGATGCCTTGGATGTGTCTCCATCTGCCTTCTCATGTTTACGTTCTGCCTCCAGTGTGGTTCTGAAACCCCAGAAAACCACACAGAGGATCCACAGAACCAGACACTAA
- the aspn gene encoding asporin has product MRLLLLLCLLTLGHSKPYRPVNVMELMKTNDIMMADWDDDDDDDDDDDDYDDEDCPAHCRCSPGVLQCSDQGLISVPEKIPEETVMIDLQNNDITEIKEDDFKGLNKLYGLFLINNKISKIHAKAFRNMDHLRLLYLSYNLLTEIPANLPPNVIELRFHENNINRIQKEAFKGLRKLHVLELGANPLANSGIELGAFDGLSTLYIGIAEAKLTAVPKALPTSITELSLDYNKISKVEVEDFKRYKNLQRLGLGFNQIRSVENGSLASIPDIREIHLDHNRLKKVPAGLSSLRYLQVIFLHGNKINNVGYNDFCPRSPSEKKKPYSAISLFANPVKYWSIQPATFRCVASRRGIQLGNFRRK; this is encoded by the exons ATGaggctcctcctcctgctctgccTTCTGACGCTCGGCCACTCCAAGCCCTACCGGCCCGTCAACGTCATGGAGCTCATGAAAACCAACGACATCATGATGGCAGACTGggatgatgatgacgacgatgatgatgacgatgatgattaTGATGATGAGGACTGCCCGGCTCACTGCCGATGTTCACCTGGAGTGCTGCAGTGCTCTGATCAGG GTTTAATTTCTGTTCCTGAGAAGATTCCTGAAGAAACGGTGATGATCGACCTGCAGAACAACGACATCACCGAGATCAAGGAGGACGACTTCAAAGGCCTCAACAAGCTTTAT GGTCTCTTCCTGATCAACAACAAGATCTCCAAGATCCACGCCAAGGCCTTCAGAAACATGGACCACCTGCGGCTGCTGTACCTGTCCTACAACCTGCTGACGGAGATCCCGGCCAACCTGCCTCCCAACGTCATCGAGCTGCGCTTCCACGAGAACAACATCAACCGGATCCAGAAGGAGGCCTTCAAGGGCCTGAGGAAGCTGCATGTGTTGG AGCTGGGAGCCAACCCTCTGGCCAACAGTGGGATCGAACTGGGAGCCTTCGACGGCCTGTCCACTCTCTACATCGGCATAGCAGAGGCCAAGCTGACAGCCGTCCCCAAAG CGCTCCCGACTTCCATCACTGAGCTGAGTCTGGACTACAACAAGATCTCcaaggtggaggtggaggactTCAAGAGATACAAGAACCTGCAGAG GTTAGGACTGGGCTTTAACCAGATCCGATCCGTGGAAAACGGCAGCCTGGCCAGCATCCCGGACATCCGGGAGATCCATCTGGACCACAACCGCTTGAAAAAAGTCCCAGCGGGCCTCAGCTCCCTGCGCTACCTCCAG GTAATTTTTCTTCATGGCAACAAAATCAACAATGTGGGATACAACGACTTCTGCCCCAGATCTCCCAGCGAGAAGAAGAAACCGTACTCTGCCATCAGCCTATTCGCCAACCCGGTGAAATACTGGAGCATCCAGCCGGCCACGTTCCGCTGCGTGGCCAGCCGGCGGGGCATCCAACTGGGGAACTTCAGGAGGAAGTAG